CCCGGCAAAACACCAGCGATACTCTGGTCGGGCAGGTTTACAGTGGCGCGATAGGTTGATTTGAAAGCGGCACGTTCGGTGCGTGTTCGTTGAAATTGCGGAATCACGCGCTTTCCGCCGTTCGCGATCGCCGTGACCATGACCGCCAATTGCAGCGGAGTCACTTCAAAGTCGTCCGCGTGCGAATATATCCTTGGATTGTTGTTGCCATAAGGCAGTTTGCCGGCAGTCTCGCCCTCGGCGTTGATGCCGGTCTTTTGTCCGAGGCCCAAACGCTTGGCATAGTCGATCATTTTCTCGCTGCCCAGATTTGCCCCGACACGTTGAAAATATGCATTGTTCGATCGAGCCAGAGCATCGTCGAGGTTCATTTGCATCGAATTGCCAGTAATGTTTCCGTCGCCGTCGATCAATTTCTCGTTTATACCGGCCACACCCGTAACAAGCTTGATCGTAGAGCAAGGTTTGAAGCCTTGTTTGATCGCCCATTCCTGATTGACCATGGTCAAGACCCGCCCGGTCTTCGCCTCCATTACGACGACCGTTCCGGCACGTTCACCGAGAGCATTGACCGCTGTCTGTCTTATTTCGAGGTCCTCGCCTTCGGTCTTGTCAGCGAGGATATTAGCAGCCGTCTCGGTCCGGAGTCCGCGTTCGAATGCGATCTTGCGGGCACGCGCTTCACGGGCAGCCTGTTCTCGGCGGCGTTGTTCGGCCAGGGCAGCTTGCCGTCGGGCTTCTTCAGCTTTCTTTCGGGCAGCTTCCTTTCGCCGCTCTGCCGCGGTCATTTTCTTATTCGCGGGTGCCGCCGATCTCTTTTGAGCAGTGCTCTTGTTGTTTGAGGTTTTCGATTTCGAAGCTGCGTTGGACTTTGCGGTCGCGGCTTTCTTGGAAGTTGTTGCTTTGCTCTTAGCGGTTGCGGTCTTTTTTGAGGCAGTTGAAGCGGACTTCTTAGCATCCTTTGATTGCGTCGTCTTTTTAGCCGCGGGTTTTGCGGAAGTGGACGATCTGCGGGTCTGAGCGTCGGTCCCGGTCGTGATCGCCGAGATAACGAACGCCGCTAAAACACAGAACCGCACAAGACGCATTTTGGGACACATTGACTTCATGGTTTACCTCAGCTCGCAGGGCTTGATTTTTTGATTGAAGAGAGTGGTTCAGAGTTCCGCGGGTCAGAACGTGTTAACATTGCGGAACTTTGCGAATTCGCTAAACCTCAATATATCATTCAGATTTCGTAAGCGCAAGCGAATTTTAAGCAACTGTTTAGCCTCATTGGACGGATGAACTTCCTAAATACATTTCGCGGGCGGCTGCTGCTGATACTTGCGCTGATGCTTATCGGCACGATCGGCGTCCAGTATTATCTGAACCTGGTTTCGCAGGAAGAGAACAATGAGCTGCGCGACGAGCAGGCACGCGCTATCGTATCGGGCTTTGCCCTTGGCGCATATACCCTTACAGGCGAGGACCGTGTAAAGGACCTCGTAGATCAGCCTGGCCAGCGCTGGTTGGATGACCAATGCCGTGCCCGGATCAAAGACATCATCATCATCGATAACGAATGGCGGATCTCAGACAGTCTTAATGAGGATTATTTGCCAACGACCGGCGACGGAGGCGAGGTCGTTTATCGCCGCCTCTCCGAGCTTACCGACCTTCCGCCGCTAATGGAGGGAGGCCGTCTTGGCGATGACCTCGCCCGATTTCCGAATCGAAAATCAGCGGCAAACAAGAATGCCGACGACGAGGCTCATGTCGTACCGATCGAAACAAGTAAAGGCCGATGGTACGTGATGGTGATTCTCAGGAATGACCGGAGTGAAGCGGCACGGCGTGCAGCTCAGCCATTGATCGTCACTCTGGCCGTTCTTTCGATCTCGACCCTCGTCACCTTCTTGCTGGTCTGGCGATTCACCCGGCCGATCGCAAATCTCTCGGCTGCCGCTCGGCGTGTAGCGGAAGGCGATCTTACTTTCAGAGTCCCGGATGAAAATCGTTCTGACGAGATGGGCCGTCTCGCACAACGCTTCAACGAAATGACCTCCGAGCTGGAGAAATCGAAGGAACTCGAAGAGCAGCTGCAGCAAGCCGAGAAAAGCGCCGTGATCGGGCGGCTCGGCTCGGCGATCGCCCACGAGATACGCAATCCGCTCAATTACATAAATCTGACGCTCGACCATCTTCGCTCCAAGTTCGCACCGGACGATAAAGACCGGCAAGCGACATTCAAGAAACTCATTTCGCAGATCAAAGACGAAGTTGCGCGGATCAATAGTCAGATATCCGATTTCCTTAACTATTCGCGTCCGGCGAACGCAAACCTCCGCCCAGTGAACGCCCGTCAGGTGGTCGAAAATTCACTTCGGATAATCGAAGGGCAGGCTGAAGAGAACCACATAAAGATCGCCGTTATCGAACACGAGAACGTCCCCGAAATTTTGGGCGATCCGGAATTCCTGCGATCGGTCTTCACCAACCTTTTCATTAACGCAGTGCAGTCGATGGGAGCCGACGGAGGGCATCTCACTGTAAAGATCGGCCGCGATGATGGTGGGCAATACGTACGCTTTGAGGTTACCGACACGGGCAACGGCATTCCGGCTGAAAACCTCTCAAAGATATTTGAACCATATTATTCGACGAAAGAAACGGGCACGGGTCTTGGCCTCGCGATCGTTCAAAAGATAATTGACGTCCATAACGGCACGATCGCTGTCGAGTCGATCGAAGGCGAAGGGACAAAGTTTTCCGTCAGGCTACCAACGGCTGATGGTCGCGGGTGATAGAAAGAACTCATTTGGCGTCAAAGAACCTTCGAACATTGGATGTTCTTTGCGATAGAAACATCTTATGGCACGTAAATCGATACTCGTCGTTGATGACGAAAAGAACCAACGGGAAATACTGGAAACGATCTTGTCGGGAGAGGGTTATGACGTAACCACCGCGAGTTCGGGCGAGGCGGCAATGAAGTTCGTCGAATCGCGGCGTTTCGACCTTGTTCTGACCGATCTGAAAATGACCGGCATGTCGGGTCTCGACCTTCTCAAGGAGCTGACCAATTACGACAAGTCGATCATCGTCATCTTGCTGACGGCCCACGGATCGGTCGATTCGGCTGTCGACGCCTTGCGGCTCGGCGCCTTCGACTATCTGCAGAAACCGTACGACAGCGAAAAGCTGCTCGACACCGTCGATCGGGCCCTCAAGAAGCTGTCCGCTCTCGACACCGAGATCGTTTCGGTTTCGCCCGAGATGGACAAGGTCAAGAAGCTGATACTTAAGATCGCGAAATCGAATTCGACCGTACTGATCAGAGGGGAAAGCGGCACAGGCAAAGAGCTCATCGCCCGTTCGATGCACAAGAACAGTCTTCGCTCCAACGAGACATTTCAGGCCGTCAACTGCGCAGCTATAAACGAGAACCTGCTCGAATCCGAGTTGTTCGGCCACGAGAAGGGGTCGTTCACCGGTGCGGTTGCCGAAAAGAAGGGTCTATTCGAGATCGCCAACAACGGGACGCTGTTCCTCGACGAGATAGGCGAACTCGACATCGCGCTTCAGGCAAAGATCCTTCGTGCACTTCAGGAAAAAGAGATACGGCGGGTCGGCGGCATCAAGGATATCCCGGTCGACGTTCGCGTCCTTGCCGCAACCAACCGTGACCTGCTCAAAATGACCGAAGAAAAGCGGTTCCGCGAGGATCTTTATTATCGGCTCAACGTTCTTTCGATCGAGATCCCGCCGCTTCGCGAAAGGCGCTCGGACATACCTGTTTTGATCGATTACTTTGTCAAAAAACACACTCGCGGCACTGACCGAAAGATCGAGATCGAGTCGGCCGCAAAAAAACTTCTTATCGATTACCACTATCCCGGCAATGTACGCCAGCTTGAATCGGCCGTCGAACGCGCGATCCTGCTCTGCGAGGAAGACACTATCACCACCGATGATCTGCCGCCTGAAATGACCCAGGGCACGGTTCACGCGTCGGCAGATACCGATGCTCAGTTCAAACTGCCCCCGGAGGGCATCAATTTTGAGGACGTCGAACGCAGCCTGATAATGCAGGCAATGGACCGTACCGACAACAACATAACAAAATCGGCCAAGCTTCTGGGCCTGACGTTTCGGACCCTGCAGTATCGACTTGAAAAGTTTGGCTTTAAGAAGGATGGCGAAGGAACCGCAGACGACGAAAATTCGTAATTCTGTGTTAAGATTCGCTCGTTCTCATCGCGATCGAAAAGGAGGATTCTACAGTGGAATGGTTCTCGACTTTGACGCTCGCGCTAGGTTCCGCGTGGACAAGTGGCATCAATCTCTACGCCACCGTTTCCGTTCTCGGGCTTCTCCAGCGGCTCGGCGGAGTAAAGCTTCCCGGCGGCCTCGACGTGCTTGATAATTGGTGGATAATCGGCATCGCCGGCGGCCTTTACATTATTGAGTTCTTTGCCGACAAAATACCCTATGTCGACAGCGTCTGGGACGTAGTTCATACGTTCATCCGGGTTCCGGCGGGGGCCGTAGTCGCATATGCGGCGGTCGCTGATATGGATCCGGCGATAGTTATTCCGGCGACGCTGATCGGCGGCGGTTTCGCGTTTGCGTCACATGGTACGAAGGCAGCGGCCCGGATGGGTGCCAATCTTTCCCCTGAACCGGTCTCGAATTGGACGCTTTCAATAGTCGAGGACATCATCGCATTCGGGGGAACATTCCTTGCCGTTTTTGCTCCGGTCGTGATCGCCATCGTGCTTGCGATATTTACGATCCTCTTTTTATGGTTCTTTCCGAAGATATTTCGGGCTATCAGACGATTATTCTCAGGCGTTAAAGCATTCTTCAATGGTGAGGAAATGAAAGAGGTCGCACGCAAGGCGGGCTGATGCCGAACGTTCTATCTCCGTGGTTCGAAGTTGAACGGAGGAAAAACAATGAAAAGACTCTCTCTGGTGATCGCCCTTTTTTCGCTGGCTATTTCAGGTTGCAGCGGCCGGGCCGCTGATTCGCAAAACGAGAAGATATCGCTCGGCCTATATGACACCTCGGGTTCACCGGCGTCGCCGGAGCTCGCACGGAGCGCTTCAAACACCGGCGGCGGTGGCGGCGGACGTCAGGAATCCCCCGTCGCTCAGGCCGTTTCGCTGAATGAGACCGAAAGCGCCCGCCAGCCCGCCGTCCCGACCGATCGCAAGATAATCCGCAATGCCGAGCTAGGCCTCGAATCCGATTCGCCCGAGGAAACTCAGAAAAAAGTAGCTTCGATCGCTGAGGCCAAAGGCGGTTTCGTGGTTGAGTCGCAGCAGAGCAGTTCCGACCGAAGGTCGTCAACGCGCGATACCGTTACCATGACCGTCCGTGTTCCGGCCGAGAAGTTCAACGAGGCACTTGACGAGATCCGCACGGCGGCCGGCCGTGTCGTTATTGAGACCGTAAAGGGCCAGGATGTCACCGAAGAATTCATTGACATCGAAGCACGCCTGAAGGCAAAACGAGCGCTCGAGGAACAATTCATGGAGATCATGAAGCGGGCGAACTCGGTCGAGGACGCATTGAACGTCCAGCGTCAGTTGGCCGAAGTTCGCGGCGAGATCGAAAAGATCGAGGGCCGAAAGCGTTTTCTCGAGAATCAGGCGACCCTTTCGACGATCAAGCTACGCATTCAAACCCCATCGGCGATCTCAGCCAGCGGGGCCGGTTTTTTCGCCAAGCTGGCTGATTCGATCAATACCGGCATCGACGCGGCGATGGATTTCGTGCTCGGGCTGATCACCTTCGCAATAGCAGTAATTCCGTTCATTCTGTTCATAGGCTTGCCCGCGTACCTTCTAATCCGTTACTTTTGGAGAAAGGCACGCCGACGCAAAACGGCGGCTGAAATTGCCGACGACGAGATCAAGAGCGAATGACGATCGACAGAGCTTTTCAATTATTGGCGGCCATCCTTGCCGGGATCGCCGCCTATTTCTTTTTGAACGACAACAGAGACGGTATGTTTGTCGCCGCAGTATTCGGCGCGGTCGCTTTTTTGTTAAGTGTGCGTTTTCAGGCAAAGAAGCGTAATCGTGAACGTGATGCCGAAAGCGACGCAATGCAAACTGCGGGCGACGAAGACGCGTCGGCTGACGATTGACTTTCATCTGCCCTCCCTTCTTAAGAATGGCAAAGATCGTGTTGGCAACATTCGGGTCCCTGGGCGACATGCACCCGAAGATCGCATTGGGGCTCGAGCTTAAGACCCGCGGCCACGACGTATCGATCGCGGCTATGGAATTCTACCGCGAGAAGATCGGCCAGGTTGGCCTCGGGTTTTCGCCGATGCGTCCGCATCTCGACCCTAACGACACGCTGCTGGCCGCCGAACTGATGGACGCCGTAAAGGGCCCGGAAAAGATCATCAAAGAGATCATCTTCGGCAATATCAGGGCGATGCATGACGATCTGATGGCCGCGGTCGCCGACGCCGACCTCGTCGTTACCGGCGAGATCGTCTATCCGATAAAGTCGGTCGTTGAGCTCACCGGCATAAAATGGGTCTCAACGAGTCTGCAGCCCGGTACGCTGTTTTCGCCTTACGATCCGTTCGTCCCGCCCGCTGCTCCGTGGATCGAACACTTGCGGTTCATGCCGCCGTGGTTTTTCCGGTCGTTCTTTCGGGTCATGCATTGGACGGTAAAGGATTGGTATCGGCCGTACAGGGAGTTCAGACGCGATCTTGGACTCGGCGAAGATCACGACCCGATATTTGCAGACAAATATTCAGAGCTTCTCCATCTCGTCCTATTTTCGCGCGTCTTGGGCGAGCCGCAGCCTGATTGGCCCTCCAAGGCGAAGCAGACCGGCTTTTGCTTTTACGACGGTCAGGCGGACAGCGGTCAAATGCCAGACGAACTCGAGGCGTTTCTCGACGCCGGAGAACCACCGCTGGTCTTTACCCTTGGATCGGCGGCGGTAATGGATCCGCGCGATTTTTTCGAGCAAAGCATAGATGCGGCAAAGAAGCTAAACAAAAGAGCCGTCGTGATCCATGGCGTATTTGGCGAGCCTCCTCAGGGATTGACGGAAACGGTGGTCGGTGTCGATTATGCTCCGTTCTCAAAGGTGTTCCCGAGGTCCGCGTGCGTGGTGCACCAAGGTGGCGTCGGCACGACCGGGCAGGTCCTTAGGGCGGGCGTC
The DNA window shown above is from Chloracidobacterium sp. and carries:
- a CDS encoding HAMP domain-containing protein, giving the protein MNFLNTFRGRLLLILALMLIGTIGVQYYLNLVSQEENNELRDEQARAIVSGFALGAYTLTGEDRVKDLVDQPGQRWLDDQCRARIKDIIIIDNEWRISDSLNEDYLPTTGDGGEVVYRRLSELTDLPPLMEGGRLGDDLARFPNRKSAANKNADDEAHVVPIETSKGRWYVMVILRNDRSEAARRAAQPLIVTLAVLSISTLVTFLLVWRFTRPIANLSAAARRVAEGDLTFRVPDENRSDEMGRLAQRFNEMTSELEKSKELEEQLQQAEKSAVIGRLGSAIAHEIRNPLNYINLTLDHLRSKFAPDDKDRQATFKKLISQIKDEVARINSQISDFLNYSRPANANLRPVNARQVVENSLRIIEGQAEENHIKIAVIEHENVPEILGDPEFLRSVFTNLFINAVQSMGADGGHLTVKIGRDDGGQYVRFEVTDTGNGIPAENLSKIFEPYYSTKETGTGLGLAIVQKIIDVHNGTIAVESIEGEGTKFSVRLPTADGRG
- a CDS encoding sigma-54-dependent Fis family transcriptional regulator, producing the protein MARKSILVVDDEKNQREILETILSGEGYDVTTASSGEAAMKFVESRRFDLVLTDLKMTGMSGLDLLKELTNYDKSIIVILLTAHGSVDSAVDALRLGAFDYLQKPYDSEKLLDTVDRALKKLSALDTEIVSVSPEMDKVKKLILKIAKSNSTVLIRGESGTGKELIARSMHKNSLRSNETFQAVNCAAINENLLESELFGHEKGSFTGAVAEKKGLFEIANNGTLFLDEIGELDIALQAKILRALQEKEIRRVGGIKDIPVDVRVLAATNRDLLKMTEEKRFREDLYYRLNVLSIEIPPLRERRSDIPVLIDYFVKKHTRGTDRKIEIESAAKKLLIDYHYPGNVRQLESAVERAILLCEEDTITTDDLPPEMTQGTVHASADTDAQFKLPPEGINFEDVERSLIMQAMDRTDNNITKSAKLLGLTFRTLQYRLEKFGFKKDGEGTADDENS
- a CDS encoding DUF4126 domain-containing protein: MTLALGSAWTSGINLYATVSVLGLLQRLGGVKLPGGLDVLDNWWIIGIAGGLYIIEFFADKIPYVDSVWDVVHTFIRVPAGAVVAYAAVADMDPAIVIPATLIGGGFAFASHGTKAAARMGANLSPEPVSNWTLSIVEDIIAFGGTFLAVFAPVVIAIVLAIFTILFLWFFPKIFRAIRRLFSGVKAFFNGEEMKEVARKAG
- a CDS encoding DUF4349 domain-containing protein, which gives rise to MKRLSLVIALFSLAISGCSGRAADSQNEKISLGLYDTSGSPASPELARSASNTGGGGGGRQESPVAQAVSLNETESARQPAVPTDRKIIRNAELGLESDSPEETQKKVASIAEAKGGFVVESQQSSSDRRSSTRDTVTMTVRVPAEKFNEALDEIRTAAGRVVIETVKGQDVTEEFIDIEARLKAKRALEEQFMEIMKRANSVEDALNVQRQLAEVRGEIEKIEGRKRFLENQATLSTIKLRIQTPSAISASGAGFFAKLADSINTGIDAAMDFVLGLITFAIAVIPFILFIGLPAYLLIRYFWRKARRRKTAAEIADDEIKSE
- a CDS encoding glycosyltransferase, which translates into the protein MAKIVLATFGSLGDMHPKIALGLELKTRGHDVSIAAMEFYREKIGQVGLGFSPMRPHLDPNDTLLAAELMDAVKGPEKIIKEIIFGNIRAMHDDLMAAVADADLVVTGEIVYPIKSVVELTGIKWVSTSLQPGTLFSPYDPFVPPAAPWIEHLRFMPPWFFRSFFRVMHWTVKDWYRPYREFRRDLGLGEDHDPIFADKYSELLHLVLFSRVLGEPQPDWPSKAKQTGFCFYDGQADSGQMPDELEAFLDAGEPPLVFTLGSAAVMDPRDFFEQSIDAAKKLNKRAVVIHGVFGEPPQGLTETVVGVDYAPFSKVFPRSACVVHQGGVGTTGQVLRAGVPHLIMPYSHDQPDNAARCRRAGVAEVIHRDSYHADSAAAMLEKLLRDPSYAANAKNLAAIVAAEPGTAAACDAIEDVLNAGPRRVE